One window of the Trachemys scripta elegans isolate TJP31775 unplaced genomic scaffold, CAS_Tse_1.0 scaffold_26, whole genome shotgun sequence genome contains the following:
- the LOC117870332 gene encoding uncharacterized protein LOC117870332 gives MLIPPMILALCLWLAWDLPAPELYLDKSSAYVGDTVLYRCLTPSDAPVSFAFLCKDGKEMTRKPAVPGKLSFDFPYHVSEQSLGNYSCGYQHKGLHNQVWNSRLSITHYLSVTNKTTNSSSHDPETPSSHDATLRSSRPCHQWPKDSKESGSVCEEAKRTCFMKSCSGPLMKIKKCRSGGRLKGGSASRMRSAGTKARNAC, from the exons ATGCTGATTCCACCAATGATTCTCGCACTGTGCCTGTGGCTTGCTT GGGATCTCCCTGCTCCTGAACTATATCTGGACAAGTCATCGGCTTATGTAGGTGACACGGTTCTTTATCGGTGTCTCACCCCCTCGGACGCCCCCGTGAGCTTCGCTTTCCTTTGCAAGGATGGCAAGGAAATGACCAGGAAACCGGCTGTGCCAGGGAAATTGTCCTTTGACTTTCCCTATCATGTGTCTGAGCAGAGTTTGGGCAACTATTCCTGTGGGTATCAGCACAAGGGCCTCCATAACCAAGTGTGGAATTCTCGTCTCAGCATCACCCACTACCTGAGTGTCACAA ACAAAACCACCAATTCCAGCAGCCATGATCCAGAGACGCCCTCTTCCCATG atgcaaccttgagatccagCCGTCCTTGTCATCAATGGccaaaagactccaaagaatcaggaagcgtctgtgaagaagcaaagaggacctgcttcatgaagTCATGCAGTggtcccttaatgaaaatcaaaaagtgcaggagtggcgggCGACTGAAAGGAGGCtccgccagcagaatgcggaGCGCCGGCACCAAAGCACGCAACGCCTGCTAA